The sequence AATTACTACAGTTTGAAGGGGCAGCACGAAAAGTCAGTTGTGTATTTCAGAAGGGCactcaaattaaacaaaaattatttatctGCTTGGACTCTGATGGGACATGAATTTGTGGAGATGAAGAACATTCCTGCTGCCATTGATGCCTATCGACGGGCTGTAGATATAAACTCATGTGATTATCGAGCTTGGTATGGATTAGGGCAAGCTTATGAAATGATGGGCATGCCTTTTTATGCTCTCCATTACTTCAAGAAATCTGTATTTTTGCAGCCAAACGATTCCAGATTGTGGATTGCCATGGCTCAGTGTTACGAGAGCGAACAGCTACGCATGCTGGAGGATGCAATCAAGTGTTACAGAAGAGCTGCAAATTGTAACGATAGAGAAGCAATTGCTCTGCACCAATTGGCTAAACTGCATTCCGAATTGGGACAGTCTGAAGAGGCAGCATTCTATTACAAAAAAGATCTAGAAAGAATGGAAGCTGAAGAGAGGGAAGGACCAAATATGGTTGAAGCTCTGCTTTTTCTTGCTACATACTATAAAGCACAAAAGAAATTCGATGAAGCAGAAATATATTGTACACGGCTTCTGGATTACACTGGTCCAGTGAGTATTATTGGTTTTGCGTGTTTGACGGTTAAACTCTTTCTTGGACAACTTGTAATTCGAGTCTCACTCAACAACCATTATCTTTTTTGCAGGAGAAGGAAACGGCTAAGAATTTACTGAGGGGAATGAGAATAGCACAGTCTAGCTTTCCATCAATGGATGTTGAGCTCTTCCCTCCCTAAATTTTCTTCATTGCAACTTCTGATTTTCTAACATCTTTTTCCAATATTTGGAAACAAATACAGGTCGGTCCAtatcaaaaaaatatatactgCGACGTGTTTGGCCTAGCGATCTTCATTTTTTTGAAGTTCCAGCATCAAGGTTTGGTGTCTTCAACTATTCAATGTTTTATTCAATTGTATTGCTCTTACTCTCTCGCTCACTCCACCTTAGGTTGGCTGTGCATTCTGAAGTGCTCAGTAGAAAGAGCATTTCTTGCCTTTGTGCTATCAGTTTTCTGTTGTATCATTGTCTATTAATTTCTGTAGTCTGAATTTAGAAACCGTTCTAATTATTTGAAACATCAATTTTTTGTTCTCATTTCAATGTGCAATAGAAGTAGCGCAATTTATGCACATTGAGGTAAAATGGTGCCATAGGTAACGTTAGGAATCAGTTCTCTAATCACGTTTCTGGTCCCTTTTCCCCCTCTTCGTATATTCAATAATTGTAGATTTGCAATTgaattattgatttttttggAATGGTAACAAGTAGATCTCATGCTCTAAATTTTGAGTTACACTATCATTTGATAGATTAAACGTGATGGACCTTAATTGTAAACATAGttgaattattattttcttattatgtTTACCTAAGTATTTTACATACGCAATTTGATTGCTATTGAGATTGTTTACctatttttcttattataatTGTTTAGGGTTTTCATAAGGATAACAAGAGCCGTTACAGATTCACAATTATTCAATTGTggattaattttgttttgagtTCGATATTCCATTACAATTATAGAATCAACATGTAATTAAATGAGACAGACTTTCCAAATTACCATAGAAAATTAACATATATTCTTGCAAATTTATATACAATAGTGTAACCACATCCTTATGTTAAGATACGTTCGATATAAAATATCaacaataacaaaacaaatcaAATGATAATGCAATGAGAATGTTTTAATCTTGTCCCATGCAATTTGGAATTATGAGTGAATATTGATAGATCAAACAGAATATAAGCTTCCACACAACTTGAAAAGTGGGTTAATCGAGATCATTATGAACCAACGAACCATCCATCTTTATCAAAAACCATAGTCTAGAGAATTGAGTATTAGACTATGTTGATCTAGAGATTCTGGTTCATCAAATTTCATTTAATTGATAACTGATTAATAAAAATGCTTAAAAACATTCAAAAGTCAATCTATACAAATTCTAAATATTCAACGCACAAAGTTCCACAAATTTATCACAACAATATTCTCCCAAGTCCAAAAATCTAAAGCTCCATTTCACAGTTATAACATAGAGCATAGAATCAGTCGATGTGCAAAGATCAAAGTAAGAATTTCATGATAACTGAAATTAAATTTTGGTTCAGAATGGTTTATTTTATCGATCCATCGTTTTCAAACTTTCTCAAACGAACAATAAAAGCAAACGTAAAAGCAGCATAGTTTTAACTTTTACAGCCACCAATCCACCAacaattcaaattcaaatctacATCCAATCTAATGTGTAATTCATTCATAGCCTTCTTAGTTTCGACTTGGGTCAGTGAAGAAGTTGTTGATCGATGGCATAATTTCTGGGGACTTGTTGCGTACAAACTTCCTCAGGAAATGTTCAGAATACTTCTCTCCCTCAGCAAAGTTATCCAACACTCCAGCAGCCCTATTCTCCTTGCTCACTCTGATTCTCAAATGATTAAAAGAAACGATGTACTAATCAGTTTACAAAACTCTTATTTAAGGAAACAAAACATACCCCATTTCAATGGAGGCAATTTATCCCTTTTGACAAGGGCATACAGAGATACAAGCCCTCACAGATTAAGATGAATAAGAAGTACGGGGGAAAACCAATCACTACAGTCTTTTTGATAACCATTTGATTTTTGgcttttggtttttgaaaattaagtatacttcaaattattaatttatttttgaaaataggAAAAATTAAAGGTGAAGGAGAtgtttataagtttaattttcagAAACTAAAACCTATAAACCAATTGGTTACCAAAAAGGTTTTGTCAAATTCAACAAGCAGATGTTGGTAATTAAAGTTTTCGTTTGTTTGGGATTTGAAACTAATTTCATAACAATTTTCACCTTGACATATATTCTTGGCCAGGTCTACTGACTATGTTAGCAAAaaactacaaaaagaaaaccctaagaTTCTTTGCAGTTACTATCCCACAGCAATCAACAATTTGACTGATTAAATCCATTAATTTAAGCACCAGTTTATACATTAGTTAGCATGCATCATTTATCTATACTCATCCTATTGGAACTAATCACAGGGATAGCAAAGGGTCAAAGGTAGGTTTATGTTCAAAACTTACTATTACTCATCCTCAAATCTGGTATCATAATATATTTATACCACGAGAATATGCAGATTAAAccacacaaaaagaaaaagaaaaaaaaaatcgaactTAAAAACACAAATGAAAAGTTAAAGTTTAGAGAAAACAGGGAGAGACCTGACTTCAGGATTGATGCAGATGTTACGGATTAACTGAAATCCGCAGATTCCGACAGCCACTCCTACCGCCGCGAAAAGAGGGTAAACCtaaaaaaggaattgatcgaGGTGATTAAACGGCACGGAAACGGAGATCAATCAATAACAATACAGAACCGGAGAAAAATTAGAGGACAGATCTGAATGATTATGGATTACCTCAGGCCTCAGCCATCGACTAAGGGTGGAGGAAGGAGCCATTGATGAATACCGGCGGAGGAAGCGGATCGAAGAGGCTGAAACGCGGCTGAATCGGAGAGCTTGTGGGGGTGAAGAAGATGAGAATTTCgggattatatatatttttttataatttttctatttGCCCAATAAAATTATGCATGCGGCTTTTTACTGCCCATTCAGCCAATTATTAGCAGACAAGTGGACAAATGTTTGAGTTGCGGCCACGGAATCGTAGGGTACCTTCTTGTGTTCATTTGAAGTTAGTAACTTTCTTGTGatgatatatatacatatataatgtAGATGATTtaattagatatatatatatatatatattttgttggCTCCTAATTTGATTAAACTGGTATTTTAACCTTATTAGGTGCCACTTTTCGCACAAAGAGGTTGAAGCAATATTCACCTGAAAATAAAGATCTTTGGACTAAAGTAATCAGTCCAATTTTGACTATTTTCTTATGTGACATGAATAACTAGGACATCATAGACCACTTTACATAGAATACGAAGCTATATATATAGCTCTTAAATGTAGCAATTTAGGGAGATTCACAATTTGCATGTGTTTATTGGAGAGGTACCATCAATGCATTTGTTGAAGTGGATTGAAGAATTCCATGCGAtgttagatgacaaaagaatgaAGATTGGAGCTATATATTGGCTCCATTTAGTACTACAATGTGCTTACCATTGAACATGACCACAATACTAGAAGGGATTCAAATGCTGCCAACAACAAATCACCTTATACATTAATCATTGAGTTAGATAGTGTGGAATCAATTCACCTATTAAATGTTgaatacaaaaaaaatctttcttAATTCAACGCCTCATATAAATAGACTATATAATGAAGTGGTGAACATTTAGTTTCATTGATGAATTGGGTAccaaacttcaatttttttaatccaATGTCCAATTTCTGGTAAGGGAAAATGCTAGCAGTCATTAAAGAGAAAATTTATGAACACTCTAGAGAAATCCTTAATATTTCTTCCTATAATTTATTCTTACATGAACTTTAATTTATTGTATCACtcataatattcaattttttcacaatcaataaataacattTTTCATCTTCAAACTCTTAAAACCAGAACAAGAGGCAAATATACATGATATAAAATATAAAGCCACTAGTACAAAGATACAAGTATCCATCATTTGACACTTATCACAAAAGGTACACTTTTCCCTAGGCAAAATACTATGGGCAAAACTTGTATCTCACGTTCTGGGTGCCTTTAACCATCAAGAGCCACATAAGCCCACTGCAcgtttaaaaaaaagataattataatggatagcaatttttagaataattattaagtatgtagcaatattttaaaaaatttgcaaatatagcaagatctatcggtgataggcttctatcgttgatagactcttatggtttatcagtgatagaccaacatttgctacatgttctatcagtgatagactcctatcattgatagattttgacagtttttgctatatttgcaatttttttaaaatgttgctatgtacttaattattttgaatataattgttacatttgcaactatcccaaaaAAATTGCTTAAAGACTTTTATAATAGAAATAACAATTTATTCATTCGTTTGTAACAATTTAACCGCAAAATTTTATGAAGTACTATTAGTTCatattttagaaattagtttTGAGTTTTGATGAGAGTTCTTACACAGATAAATCAATAAACTAATTAGCGATTCAATATtgttacataaatatatctattaCAACAACTAAAATGCTACGTATGGACCAAATAGTTAGTTTTGTAAAAGTTAAGTACCAAACGtgtttttttatccaaaaaaaacACCCTAGGAGACATTATTGAGACATTATTATAAAGAACGAAGGGAGGAAATATGGAAATGTAACATACTACCGTACTATTAAATTTTTCTCTTCCCGCAATTCTCATTAATGCAACAAAATCCATAAGAACAGAGATGATCATAAGCAATTGGCAATAAACTTCGGTGCAGTTTAGTTTCGGAACCTACCAAATATGAGCTTGTTTGACCTAAGCTTTACGAGCACGGTCACGCCAAGAACCTTGTTGTTTTGCAATTATCTATAATGAGTTCCAAAAGATAAGTGGATATCATATTCCCATTTGAAAGTCGTCAAATAAAGAGGGAGAAAAGAAGCAGAAATACCTTCTCACTCAATAGATTTGCTGCCATACCACTATCACACGATTCCTTCACCCTTTCATTCTCGGCCTCGACCTTGACCTCATCATCGGTTGTACTTAATAATTGACCCACTGGTGCTCCAAACATGGCCTCGTCATGTGCAGCTTTGATTTGCTCCTCTTTCCTAGCCTAAAATAACAATTAAAGTAATTGCAGCTATAATATAAGAGACAGTCAAACAAGTTAAGAGTGGTAGCAGCAATAAGGCACAACCTCAATTGCAGAAAATCGAAAGCTTTGTCCAATATGCTTTACTAATGTTGCATCATCTTCTGCAGCTGTAGGTAGCATCATGACAGCCATATAAGGATATACAATTTACTCAATAATGATAACAATCCCCATCCTAGGTCATTAACAACCAAATTACTAGAGAAGAAAAATCAATTTACGACATTTGAAATACAAAATTACCACTTAACAAGGTGCTAATTTTGGTGGCACACCAAACCATGCTTGGAAACGTTTTAAGGCAAAAAGTTCTCAAGTGGGCCTTGTGATTGTTTGGTAGATATTCCCGTGAAGGTTGATAAACATACTATGCTAGATAAGAGTCAAAGGCAAAGATATGTTTGCATTATTCTGAGTGAGATGGTTGCATAGAGGTGGTTCGATGAAACTGTTTCTAGGTGCACAAAATAGCTTTGGTAAAAGACATTTTGAAGGATAAATGATCATCGGGACTATTTTATGGGTCTCATCAATACCAAGTTAGAAAGCAACAAAGAAATATTAAAGGGTGCTTGAAGTTAAAGAAAGGATAATATATAATAACAGACAATTACAACAAATGGTGAGTACGTGGGTATAAAGATCGTTACTTTTAGAAAGCAATGCGAGTTTCGGTTCACAAATCAACTATTGGTTCAAATAAGAAATTAGAAGACTAATTGCTAAAATTTATACCTTCAATTTCTTCATCATCAAGCGGAGCATCCTTGTCAAACTCAAACCTTTCCCAACCAGGACCTGTGCCTTTTGTATCATCCATTCTGGCTGCATTTTGAATATGAAGAGCCAGATTCAATAGTTATCAAATGTCTATATTTGTTTGTGTGCTAAAGTCCCCATTACAATTGGAGAAAAGGGAGAACTTGAAAATGGAAGTCAGAATCCATTCTTGAGTAATCTCCACTCATACTGTAAATAGCTTCAGGTCAATTTGGATCAATGATTTGTTCACTAAGATTTCTTAGATAAAGAACATGTAGCTCCGTGTCAGGACCTCAGAGAGAGCACCTCATCGTCCAAAGTCCGTGTGATACATTGTAGAAACAAAATATTAAGTATCAATTGACAAGTTACCAGTTTCAGCAAGTTGTAGTTTCATCTTCGCTTTGACTCTTTCCGCGGGAGACTGGTGACAggcaaaagaaagaaatcagTTTCCAACTAAAAGAATAGCATGGTAAAATTCTGCTGAGAGATGACAAAGATGGGGAAGTAAAGGCAATAATATCACGGTTCAGGTCAATTCACCATTAAGGAAGCCAGTACCACAGACTTGTCAAGGAGAGTTACTAGAGGTAAATAAATTCCTTGTTTTTATGCGATACAACGAATAGAATACCATCATCTGGAAACCAAACTTTTATAGCACAAATTAACTTCAAATAACAATTGCAAATTATGCACTCAAATCAGCCTATTTTGTAAACCACTCTCTCACGTCTTAACAACAGTCTCAGACATCTTTGCAAATCATGTCTTCtatcaattaattttaaagaatttGGTATATGCAACATACCTATAAAAAAAACTACAGGTACCAATTTAGTTCATTTAACATAAGAGGTCGGATTTTCCAACTGATATGGTGGTCTGAAACTACTGTTAGAAGATAGCAT comes from Cucumis melo cultivar AY chromosome 12, USDA_Cmelo_AY_1.0, whole genome shotgun sequence and encodes:
- the LOC103483212 gene encoding uncharacterized protein LOC103483212; translation: MAPSSTLSRWLRPEVYPLFAAVGVAVGICGFQLIRNICINPEVRVSKENRAAGVLDNFAEGEKYSEHFLRKFVRNKSPEIMPSINNFFTDPSRN